A single genomic interval of Cupriavidus necator harbors:
- a CDS encoding 3-keto-5-aminohexanoate cleavage protein has product MHYLDGSLFPENQQPLIITAAPYAPGWLPSDFPEDIPVTMEDQIQKAVDCYNAGATVLHLHVRELDGKGSKRLSKFNELIAGVRKAVPEMVIQVGGSISFAPENEGDAAKWLSDDTRHMLAELDPVPDQVTVTVNTSQMNVTEHAELADFKGTSRENPAIFNAYKEMTVPAQPGWVEEHIRRLSAAGIQSAFQCYNINSFESVERLIRRGVYKGPLVMNWVAISGGMDAPSVFNLANIVRAVPDGAVLTVESSVRNVLPVNMMGIALGLHVRCGTEDCLWNQSRTAKMSTVKQIEQLVRIAGEFGRKVATAQEARDIQKIGVFYDTVEETLEANGFAPNRNGGNQGFLRKAA; this is encoded by the coding sequence GTGCACTACCTCGATGGATCCCTGTTCCCTGAAAACCAGCAGCCGCTGATCATCACCGCGGCACCGTATGCACCGGGCTGGCTGCCCTCCGATTTCCCGGAAGACATCCCCGTGACGATGGAAGACCAGATCCAGAAGGCCGTGGATTGCTACAACGCCGGCGCGACTGTGCTGCACCTGCATGTGCGCGAACTCGACGGCAAGGGCTCGAAGCGTCTGTCCAAGTTCAACGAGCTGATCGCCGGGGTGCGCAAGGCGGTGCCGGAGATGGTCATCCAGGTGGGCGGTTCGATCAGCTTCGCGCCGGAAAACGAGGGGGATGCCGCCAAGTGGCTTTCCGACGACACGCGCCACATGCTTGCCGAACTCGACCCCGTTCCGGACCAGGTGACCGTCACGGTGAACACGTCGCAGATGAACGTGACGGAGCACGCGGAGCTCGCGGATTTCAAGGGCACCTCGCGCGAGAACCCCGCGATCTTCAACGCGTACAAGGAGATGACGGTTCCCGCCCAGCCTGGCTGGGTCGAAGAGCACATCCGCCGCCTGTCCGCTGCCGGCATCCAGAGCGCATTCCAGTGCTACAACATCAATAGCTTCGAATCCGTTGAGCGGCTGATCCGGCGCGGCGTGTACAAGGGCCCGCTGGTCATGAACTGGGTGGCGATCAGCGGCGGCATGGATGCGCCGAGCGTCTTCAACCTCGCCAACATCGTCCGCGCCGTGCCGGATGGCGCGGTGCTGACCGTCGAAAGCTCCGTGCGCAACGTGCTGCCTGTGAACATGATGGGGATTGCCCTGGGCCTGCATGTGCGGTGCGGAACCGAGGACTGCCTGTGGAACCAGTCGCGCACGGCCAAGATGAGCACGGTGAAGCAGATCGAGCAGCTGGTGCGCATCGCGGGCGAATTCGGCCGCAAGGTGGCAACGGCCCAGGAAGCGCGCGACATCCAGAAGATCGGCGTGTTCTACGACACGGTCGAAGAGACGCTGGAGGCCAACGGCTTCGCGCCGAACCGCAATGGCGGCAATCAGGGCTTCCTGCGCAAGGCCGCCTGA
- a CDS encoding Bug family tripartite tricarboxylate transporter substrate binding protein: MNQAQPSARRRASLSCMLGLALSVALPAALPSTAQAQAWPTKVVRIVVGGPAGGTADILGRLLAEGLTQSLGKPVIVEQKPGGAGAIAVNTLLSAPHDGHTLLLIQGGIVSETPLALKVSFDPFKDLKPVAQVARTGLVLVGNPKLPAKNFSELLAYIKSKPGQIDYASYAAGMRGQTIGVQFNRLAGVDMKHVGYKGSPPALQDVMGGHVPLMFDGLATSLPLIKSGKLKAYAVAYPKRIPALPDVPTFAEVGFPAMTEPGWMGVWLPPDVPAAVQEKIRNATLAIVQQPGYRERVEAMGMDAGQPLSSEALSRDARAAHERQAELLRSIHFVPE, translated from the coding sequence ATGAATCAAGCACAACCGTCGGCGCGCCGCAGGGCGTCGCTGTCATGCATGCTCGGCCTGGCGCTGTCGGTGGCGCTGCCGGCTGCGCTCCCATCGACCGCCCAGGCTCAGGCGTGGCCGACCAAGGTGGTCAGGATCGTGGTCGGCGGCCCCGCCGGCGGCACCGCCGATATCCTCGGGCGCCTGCTGGCCGAGGGGCTGACGCAGTCGCTGGGCAAGCCGGTGATCGTCGAGCAGAAGCCGGGCGGCGCCGGCGCGATCGCGGTCAACACACTGCTTTCCGCACCGCATGACGGACATACGCTGCTGCTGATCCAGGGCGGCATCGTTTCCGAAACGCCGCTGGCGCTGAAGGTCTCGTTCGATCCTTTCAAGGACCTGAAACCTGTTGCCCAGGTGGCCCGTACGGGGCTGGTGCTGGTGGGCAACCCCAAGCTGCCGGCGAAGAACTTCAGCGAACTGCTTGCCTACATCAAGAGCAAGCCCGGGCAGATCGACTATGCCTCTTATGCCGCCGGCATGCGCGGCCAGACCATCGGCGTCCAGTTCAACCGCCTGGCCGGCGTGGATATGAAGCATGTCGGCTACAAGGGATCGCCGCCCGCGCTGCAGGACGTGATGGGCGGCCATGTGCCGCTGATGTTCGACGGCCTGGCCACGTCGCTGCCGCTGATCAAGTCCGGCAAGCTCAAGGCCTATGCCGTGGCGTATCCCAAGCGCATCCCCGCGCTGCCGGATGTGCCGACCTTCGCCGAAGTCGGCTTCCCGGCGATGACGGAGCCCGGCTGGATGGGGGTGTGGCTGCCGCCGGACGTGCCGGCGGCGGTGCAGGAAAAGATCCGCAACGCCACGCTGGCCATCGTGCAGCAGCCCGGCTACCGCGAGCGCGTGGAGGCCATGGGCATGGACGCCGGGCAGCCGCTCAGCAGCGAGGCCCTGTCCAGGGATGCGCGCGCCGCCCATGAGCGGCAGGCGGAGTTGCTGCGGTCGATACATTTCGTGCCGGAGTAG
- a CDS encoding zinc ribbon domain-containing protein YjdM: MSALPPCPKCHSEFTYEDGGLYICPECAHEWSAQAAAPAEPEARVYRDAAGNVLQDGDTVTVIKDLKLKGSAGVVKMGTKVKNIRLVDGDHDIDCKIDGFGAMSLKSEFVRKV; the protein is encoded by the coding sequence ATGAGCGCTTTGCCTCCCTGCCCAAAATGTCATTCCGAATTCACCTATGAAGACGGAGGCCTCTACATCTGCCCGGAATGCGCGCATGAATGGTCGGCGCAGGCAGCGGCGCCGGCCGAACCGGAGGCCAGGGTTTATCGCGATGCGGCAGGCAATGTCCTGCAGGACGGGGACACCGTCACCGTCATCAAGGACCTGAAGCTGAAGGGGTCGGCCGGCGTGGTCAAGATGGGTACCAAGGTGAAGAACATCCGCCTGGTCGACGGTGACCACGATATCGACTGCAAGATCGACGGCTTTGGTGCCATGAGCCTGAAATCCGAGTTCGTCAGGAAGGTGTAA
- a CDS encoding bifunctional cytochrome P450/NADPH--P450 reductase, translating into MPPPIELSSPDQASDAPHQAPARSMHAPIPEPIPRDPGWPLVGNLLQITPGALGQHLLARSRHHDGIFELNFAGRRVPFVTSVALASELCDAAQFRKYIGPPVSYLRGMAGDGLFTARSDEANWGKAHRILMPAFSQRAMKGYFDVMLRVANRLVDKWDQQGPDADIAVADDMTRLTLDTIALSGFGYDFESFASTELHPFIEAMVGALEEAMSKLTRFALQDRFMHAAHQKFDQDTRFMRDLVDDVIRRRRAGDAAERPGGTANDLLGLMLEARDPDTDQRLDDENIRNQVITFLIAGHETTSGLLTFALYELLRNPGVMAQAYAEVDAVLPGDAAPVYADLARLPVLDRVLKETLRLWPTAPAFAVAPFEDTLLGGRYLIRKDRRLSVVLTALHRDPKVWADPERFDIDRFLPEQEAKLPRHAYMPFGNGERACIGRQFALTEAKLALALMLRNFQFTDAHDYQFRIKETLTIKPDGFTVRARRRRPHERIAAAPLAGTAQAPRAGPDVQGRGRTLAVLCGSSLGTARELAEQVHAGALAAGFDATLRDLDDVADALPTTGLAVIIAATYNGRAPDSARRLEALLDSGAASGYRAEALSVAVLGCGNSQWPTYQAFPRRVYEFFTNAGASPLLPRGEADGNGDFDQAVERWLALLWQALQAGDGVGGPAHGTPPVRVQVKDVAEIRASTLPANTEAFTVLANTELVNDPSGLWDFSHEAPRTSTRDIRLRLPDGVRYATGDHLAVYPQNQPGMVAALCERIGIDPDAIVTLSASGGAARGLPLGEALSVRQLLTHFVELQDVVSRHTLRLLSQSSRCPVTRQALRQLASDDAGSGYAAQVAPRRLGLADVLDRFPAIEVDLAGLLACTVPMRPRFYSIASSPLVSPGVATITVGTVWSPALSGRGLFRGVASTWLQGLAPGAMVAGAIRTPNPTFAPAADPATPMILIGPGTGIAPFRGFLEERAAQQAAGQPVAPVQLYYGCRHPAHDWLYRNNVERWQAQGVVQVHLACSVVDGEPRYVQDLLWQRRADVWARLNQGAIIYVCGDGRHMAPAVRQVLIQIGAEQGGMTPEAASDWLADLVSAGRYRQDVFN; encoded by the coding sequence ATGCCGCCGCCCATTGAGCTATCCAGCCCCGACCAGGCCTCCGACGCGCCGCATCAAGCCCCTGCCCGCTCCATGCATGCCCCCATCCCCGAGCCCATCCCGCGCGACCCGGGTTGGCCGCTGGTCGGCAACCTGCTGCAGATCACACCCGGTGCGCTGGGCCAGCACCTGCTGGCGCGCAGCCGCCACCATGATGGCATCTTCGAACTGAATTTCGCCGGCCGGCGCGTGCCGTTCGTGACGTCGGTGGCACTGGCCTCCGAGTTGTGCGATGCCGCGCAGTTCCGCAAGTACATCGGCCCGCCGGTGTCCTACCTGCGCGGCATGGCCGGCGACGGGCTGTTCACCGCACGCTCCGACGAGGCCAACTGGGGCAAGGCGCACCGCATCCTGATGCCGGCGTTCAGCCAGCGCGCGATGAAGGGCTACTTCGACGTCATGCTGCGCGTGGCCAACCGGCTGGTGGACAAATGGGACCAGCAAGGCCCGGATGCCGATATCGCGGTCGCTGACGACATGACGCGGCTGACGCTCGATACCATCGCGCTGTCCGGCTTCGGCTATGACTTTGAATCGTTCGCCAGCACGGAACTGCACCCCTTCATCGAGGCCATGGTGGGCGCGCTGGAAGAGGCGATGTCCAAGCTGACGCGCTTTGCCCTGCAAGACCGCTTCATGCATGCGGCGCACCAGAAGTTCGACCAGGACACCCGCTTCATGCGCGACCTTGTGGACGACGTGATCCGGCGGCGGCGCGCGGGCGACGCGGCGGAACGCCCGGGCGGCACGGCCAACGACCTGCTCGGCCTGATGCTGGAAGCGCGGGATCCGGACACCGACCAGCGGCTGGACGACGAGAACATCCGCAACCAGGTGATCACGTTCCTGATTGCGGGCCACGAGACCACCAGCGGCCTGCTCACCTTCGCGCTGTATGAACTGCTGCGCAACCCGGGCGTGATGGCACAGGCCTACGCGGAGGTGGACGCCGTGCTGCCCGGCGACGCGGCGCCGGTCTACGCCGACCTGGCGCGGCTGCCGGTACTGGACCGCGTGCTGAAGGAAACGTTGCGCCTGTGGCCCACCGCGCCTGCCTTCGCCGTGGCGCCGTTTGAAGACACGCTGCTGGGCGGCCGCTACCTGATCCGCAAGGACAGGCGCCTGTCGGTGGTGCTGACCGCGCTGCACCGCGACCCCAAGGTGTGGGCCGACCCGGAACGCTTTGACATCGATCGCTTCCTGCCTGAGCAGGAGGCAAAGCTGCCGCGCCACGCCTACATGCCTTTCGGCAACGGGGAACGTGCCTGCATCGGCCGCCAGTTTGCGCTGACCGAGGCCAAGCTGGCACTGGCGCTGATGTTGCGCAATTTCCAGTTCACCGACGCGCACGACTACCAGTTCCGCATCAAGGAAACACTGACGATCAAGCCCGACGGATTCACGGTGCGTGCGCGCCGGCGCCGGCCGCATGAGCGCATCGCTGCGGCGCCGCTCGCCGGGACCGCGCAAGCGCCGCGGGCGGGCCCCGATGTGCAGGGCCGCGGCAGGACACTTGCCGTGCTGTGCGGATCCAGCCTTGGCACCGCGCGCGAACTGGCTGAGCAGGTGCATGCCGGCGCGCTGGCGGCGGGCTTTGATGCGACGCTGCGCGACCTGGACGACGTGGCCGACGCGCTCCCGACCACCGGCCTGGCCGTCATCATCGCCGCCACCTATAACGGCCGCGCGCCGGACTCGGCAAGGCGGCTCGAAGCGCTGCTCGACAGCGGCGCCGCCAGCGGCTACCGGGCAGAAGCGCTGAGCGTGGCCGTGCTGGGCTGCGGCAACTCGCAATGGCCGACGTACCAGGCCTTCCCGCGCCGCGTCTATGAATTCTTCACCAATGCCGGCGCCAGTCCGCTGCTGCCGCGTGGCGAAGCCGACGGCAACGGCGACTTCGACCAGGCCGTGGAACGGTGGCTGGCCTTGCTGTGGCAAGCCTTGCAGGCCGGTGACGGCGTGGGCGGGCCGGCCCACGGGACGCCGCCGGTCCGGGTGCAGGTGAAAGACGTCGCCGAGATCCGCGCGTCCACGCTGCCGGCAAACACCGAGGCCTTCACGGTCCTGGCCAACACCGAGCTGGTGAACGATCCGTCCGGCCTGTGGGATTTCTCGCACGAGGCGCCGCGGACTTCCACGCGCGATATCCGCCTCAGGCTGCCCGACGGCGTGCGCTACGCCACAGGCGATCACCTCGCCGTCTATCCGCAGAACCAGCCCGGGATGGTCGCGGCCCTGTGCGAGCGGATCGGCATCGACCCGGACGCAATCGTCACGTTGTCCGCCTCCGGCGGGGCCGCGCGCGGCCTGCCGCTGGGCGAGGCCCTGTCCGTGCGCCAGTTGCTGACCCATTTTGTGGAGCTGCAGGACGTGGTGTCGCGCCATACCCTGCGCCTGCTGTCGCAGTCTTCGCGCTGCCCGGTCACGCGCCAGGCCCTGCGGCAGCTGGCCTCGGACGACGCCGGGAGCGGGTACGCCGCCCAGGTGGCGCCGCGCCGGCTCGGGCTGGCCGACGTGCTGGACCGCTTTCCCGCCATCGAGGTGGATCTGGCCGGCCTGCTGGCTTGCACCGTGCCAATGCGGCCGAGGTTCTATTCGATCGCCTCATCGCCGCTGGTCTCGCCCGGCGTGGCGACCATCACCGTCGGCACGGTCTGGTCACCGGCGCTATCGGGCCGCGGACTCTTCCGCGGCGTGGCTTCCACCTGGCTGCAGGGCCTGGCGCCAGGCGCCATGGTGGCGGGTGCCATCCGCACCCCCAATCCCACCTTCGCGCCCGCGGCGGACCCGGCCACGCCCATGATCCTGATCGGCCCCGGCACGGGCATTGCGCCGTTCCGCGGCTTTCTTGAGGAGCGGGCCGCGCAACAGGCAGCCGGGCAGCCGGTGGCCCCGGTGCAGCTGTACTACGGCTGCCGCCACCCCGCGCACGACTGGCTCTACCGCAACAACGTGGAGCGCTGGCAGGCACAGGGCGTGGTGCAGGTCCACCTGGCCTGTTCAGTCGTGGATGGCGAGCCGCGCTACGTGCAGGACCTGCTGTGGCAGCGCCGTGCCGATGTCTGGGCCCGGCTGAACCAGGGCGCGATCATCTACGTGTGCGGCGACGGCCGCCACATGGCGCCCGCGGTCAGGCAGGTGCTGATTCAGATCGGCGCAGAGCAAGGGGGGATGACGCCAGAGGCGGCTTCGGACTGGCTGGCGGACCTAGTCAGCGCGGGACGCTATCGGCAGGACGTGTTCAACTGA
- a CDS encoding TetR family transcriptional regulator encodes MEAIADGKRRLIDAALRLAAAKRSFAALKLREIAREAGLNPNTFYRHFSDMEDLAITAMAEVSAELRPMLRAVRWAAARDNPGEVATRACEALFLYAQHHPDAFIVGVCGITGPQPALRVAIRTVLDDIAAEMAEDIERLGLCPKLSRPVIDDVCAYVVSYLFHQCVDYIEADAAGRRRLMARSVQLSCWLLQGAAGPNAQPGAKSGRERKAVAA; translated from the coding sequence ATGGAAGCCATTGCCGACGGCAAACGCCGCCTGATCGACGCCGCGTTGCGGCTGGCCGCAGCCAAGCGCAGCTTTGCGGCACTCAAGCTGCGCGAGATCGCGCGCGAGGCCGGCCTGAACCCCAACACGTTCTACCGGCATTTCAGCGACATGGAAGACCTGGCCATCACCGCCATGGCCGAGGTAAGCGCCGAACTGCGGCCGATGCTGCGCGCGGTCCGATGGGCCGCTGCCCGCGACAACCCGGGTGAAGTGGCCACGCGTGCGTGCGAAGCGCTGTTCCTGTACGCGCAGCATCACCCGGATGCATTCATCGTTGGTGTGTGCGGGATCACGGGCCCGCAGCCCGCGCTTCGCGTTGCCATTCGCACGGTGCTGGATGACATCGCCGCCGAGATGGCGGAAGACATCGAGCGGCTGGGGCTGTGTCCCAAGCTCTCACGCCCGGTCATTGACGACGTCTGCGCGTACGTCGTTTCCTACCTTTTCCATCAATGCGTCGACTACATCGAAGCCGATGCCGCCGGACGGCGCAGGCTGATGGCGCGCTCGGTGCAGTTGAGTTGCTGGCTGCTGCAGGGCGCGGCAGGGCCGAATGCCCAGCCGGGAGCGAAATCAGGCAGGGAGCGCAAGGCCGTGGCGGCGTAG
- a CDS encoding cupin domain-containing protein, producing the protein MKPEPFAVTPEAYGRALNVVGERITVLASKTATQGYEVFLQQGEEGSGPPPHSHDWDESFFITKGTVEIGYGDQAITAAAGTFVHVPAGTVHYFRFGFGGGEMISVTSHGGNASHLFTRLDEEIPPGAPDMEKLLAVAQECGITISG; encoded by the coding sequence ATGAAACCAGAACCATTTGCGGTGACTCCGGAAGCGTATGGACGCGCGCTCAACGTGGTGGGAGAAAGGATCACGGTGCTGGCATCCAAGACCGCCACGCAAGGCTATGAGGTGTTTCTGCAGCAGGGCGAAGAAGGCAGTGGCCCACCGCCGCATAGCCATGACTGGGACGAATCGTTCTTCATTACCAAGGGGACGGTCGAGATCGGCTATGGCGATCAAGCGATCACTGCTGCCGCTGGCACCTTTGTCCATGTGCCAGCGGGCACGGTGCATTACTTCCGTTTCGGCTTCGGCGGCGGCGAAATGATTTCAGTCACCAGCCACGGCGGAAACGCATCGCACCTGTTCACGCGGCTCGATGAGGAAATTCCGCCAGGCGCGCCGGACATGGAAAAGCTCCTGGCGGTGGCGCAAGAGTGCGGCATCACGATTTCAGGGTGA
- a CDS encoding MFS transporter, whose translation MPAASGHDGSEGSDRTLLYFGWLTLFIALATPAGYLVDIQTSYLLKNQLHATATEISTFRLVTGIPVYLAFVFGLARDQWNPLGLRDRGFFLIFAPATAVAFIWMAYSGFSYAGLVIGMLLAMLSSRFIAAAYQGLIALVGQEKLMSGRLSALLNVVGSVPVVAGAFASGYISDHLAAKEAFLLMAMFAFLIAVLALWKPVSVFGHIYEKPQARGTDLVGNVRRLVRHKAVYPAVLICFLWNFAPGAATPLQFYLSNELHASDSVYSYYNGIFAAAFVPTFLLYGFLCKKVSLNKLLWWGTIVAVPQMVPLAFIHSANLALVLAAPIGLMGGVATAAYFDLAMRSCPPGLQGTLMMLVDGVLALSARAGDLLGSWIYNSSPTHGFTYCVIATTVVYALILLLIPLTPKALIATRDGEPSPEVQA comes from the coding sequence ATGCCGGCCGCTTCTGGTCATGATGGTTCCGAGGGCAGCGACCGGACCCTGCTGTATTTCGGTTGGCTGACCCTGTTCATCGCTCTGGCAACGCCGGCCGGTTACCTGGTCGATATACAGACGTCGTACCTGCTCAAGAACCAGCTGCATGCGACGGCGACGGAGATCTCGACATTCCGGCTGGTGACGGGCATACCAGTCTACCTTGCGTTCGTTTTTGGCCTCGCGCGCGACCAATGGAATCCGCTGGGATTGCGCGATCGTGGCTTCTTCCTGATTTTCGCCCCGGCGACCGCGGTGGCATTCATCTGGATGGCGTATTCAGGTTTCTCATACGCGGGGCTGGTCATCGGGATGCTGCTGGCAATGCTGTCGTCCCGGTTCATCGCCGCAGCCTATCAGGGGTTGATCGCCCTGGTGGGCCAGGAGAAGCTCATGTCCGGGCGCCTGAGCGCCCTGTTGAACGTGGTCGGCTCCGTCCCGGTCGTTGCGGGAGCGTTCGCCTCCGGGTACATCTCCGATCATCTCGCCGCAAAAGAAGCCTTCCTGCTGATGGCGATGTTCGCCTTTTTGATTGCGGTGCTGGCGCTCTGGAAGCCCGTTTCGGTCTTCGGCCATATCTACGAGAAGCCGCAAGCCAGGGGCACGGATCTCGTTGGCAATGTCAGGCGGCTGGTGAGACATAAGGCTGTTTATCCAGCGGTTCTCATCTGCTTTCTGTGGAACTTTGCGCCAGGAGCGGCCACGCCGCTGCAGTTCTACCTGAGCAATGAGCTGCATGCATCGGATTCCGTTTACTCGTACTACAACGGGATCTTTGCCGCCGCGTTCGTCCCGACATTTCTGCTGTATGGCTTTCTGTGCAAGAAGGTATCGCTGAACAAGCTGCTGTGGTGGGGAACGATCGTCGCAGTGCCGCAGATGGTTCCGCTGGCATTCATCCACTCAGCCAATCTTGCCCTGGTATTGGCGGCACCGATAGGGCTGATGGGCGGTGTCGCCACGGCAGCATACTTCGATCTCGCGATGCGGTCCTGTCCGCCGGGCCTGCAAGGAACCTTGATGATGCTGGTGGATGGCGTTCTCGCGCTCTCGGCGCGTGCCGGCGATCTCCTGGGCTCATGGATCTATAACAGCAGCCCAACGCACGGTTTCACATATTGCGTGATCGCGACTACCGTGGTGTACGCACTGATCCTGCTTTTGATCCCGCTGACGCCAAAGGCATTGATTGCTACCAGGGATGGCGAACCAAGTCCGGAGGTCCAAGCCTAG
- a CDS encoding cyanophycinase, with protein MEFISKLTQHCRVVAYYAVACISVVLGVLMPPAFAGDKTTYSYFVTGTRYFMTGNPVPVQALPTPQPRAVQPVVIMGGGPDVDGAFRWMIRQAGITKATGGRMVVIRATGTDAYDPYFYYSNKKNATDIPAVDGYVGGAYLGLTAAETLVITDTAAANDPFVNAVVGSANALWIAGGDQANYIKFWKGTKLNATIAALMQQNVPVGGTSAGANVLGQFVFSAIEGTVTSTQALSDPYNKYMTFDPKGFSGPEFLNTTALDNTFVDPHFDTRDRMGRLVTFLSRSIAPWSGSGCEGGVLTNPSAARGIGLDVETALQIQNISGRFVAQRVTNISTTSPSAVHFLRPLTSPAVCAPGKPLTIYGVHVQRLDDETVFDMTNWWNGGSAGIEAYVVDENAGIQSPATIHY; from the coding sequence ATGGAATTCATTTCCAAGCTCACACAGCATTGCAGGGTGGTGGCGTACTACGCGGTCGCCTGTATCAGCGTGGTACTTGGGGTGCTGATGCCCCCCGCGTTTGCAGGTGACAAGACTACCTACAGCTACTTCGTAACTGGTACACGGTACTTCATGACTGGCAATCCAGTGCCGGTGCAGGCCCTCCCCACACCTCAGCCACGGGCGGTACAGCCGGTGGTCATCATGGGTGGCGGGCCCGATGTCGATGGCGCGTTTCGCTGGATGATTCGGCAGGCGGGCATTACCAAAGCAACGGGCGGTCGCATGGTCGTGATTCGCGCGACCGGCACCGACGCTTACGACCCTTACTTCTACTACAGCAACAAGAAGAACGCGACCGATATCCCCGCAGTGGACGGCTATGTCGGTGGCGCGTACCTCGGCCTGACTGCGGCGGAAACGCTGGTCATTACCGACACAGCTGCGGCGAATGATCCGTTTGTAAACGCCGTTGTCGGCAGCGCGAACGCATTGTGGATTGCGGGCGGCGATCAGGCCAACTACATCAAGTTCTGGAAAGGTACGAAGCTCAACGCGACCATCGCCGCGCTCATGCAGCAGAACGTTCCTGTTGGCGGCACCAGCGCCGGGGCCAACGTCCTGGGGCAGTTCGTTTTCTCCGCCATCGAAGGGACGGTCACATCGACGCAGGCGCTGAGCGATCCATACAACAAGTACATGACATTTGACCCGAAAGGGTTTTCCGGCCCTGAATTCCTGAACACTACGGCATTGGACAATACGTTCGTCGATCCTCACTTCGACACGCGCGATCGCATGGGCAGGCTGGTCACGTTCCTGTCAAGAAGCATTGCGCCATGGTCCGGTTCGGGCTGCGAGGGCGGAGTCCTGACGAACCCGTCGGCCGCCCGAGGGATTGGCCTTGACGTCGAGACAGCGTTGCAGATTCAGAATATCTCAGGCCGCTTCGTTGCACAGCGCGTCACCAACATATCCACGACATCGCCCAGCGCTGTTCACTTCCTGAGGCCACTGACTTCGCCCGCGGTCTGCGCGCCCGGCAAGCCGCTGACCATCTACGGTGTCCATGTCCAGCGGCTGGACGACGAGACTGTCTTTGATATGACAAACTGGTGGAATGGCGGCAGCGCAGGAATCGAAGCGTATGTCGTTGACGAGAACGCCGGCATCCAGAGCCCGGCCACCATACATTACTAG